One genomic window of Medicago truncatula cultivar Jemalong A17 chromosome 1, MtrunA17r5.0-ANR, whole genome shotgun sequence includes the following:
- the LOC25485806 gene encoding uncharacterized protein, with protein sequence MIIFKLLIPIILSEVVVCYPFRFKLHLEVIDNTGSTTFVLYDRVVTQAVGKSAQYFLHAMTEKNSAEIPPELNMFVDQRMLFKVEVSDSNLYRNWRSYTVRKLTMDDDIINRFITLHGISLANDEENAEYVETTCELADKDPLELLEGVDSSNKEEGAAVDSEVTPTSKALGKRSADKEEGAAVDSEVTLPSKALGKRSADKDEGAAVDSQVTPTNKALGKRSADRVESLDDLEVIGGDASTTKEPKLVRVKVEKID encoded by the exons atgatcatttttaaattacttatACCAATCATTTTATCTGAGGTGGTTGTATGTTATCCTTTCAGGTTCAAGCTTCATCTTGAAGTTATTGACAACACAGGGTCAACCACATTTGTTCTGTATGACCGTGTTGTGACACAGGCTGTGGGCAAATCTGCACAATATTTTCTTCATGCTATGACTGAG AAAAACTCTGCTGAGATTCCACCGGAGCTCAATATGTTTGTTGATCAACGAATGTTGTTCAAGGTTGAAGTGAGCGATTCAAATCTGTATCGTAATTGGCGTAGCTACACAGTTAGGAAGTTAACAATGGATGATGACATTATTAACCGGTTTATAACACTACATGGCATAAGT CTTGCCAACGATGAGGAAAATGCTGAATATGTTGAGACTACTTGCGAGTTAGCTGATAAGGATCCTTTG GAATTGCTTGAAGGTGTTGATTCGAGCAACAAGGAAGAAGGTGCTGCTGTTGATTCAGAGGTAACTCCGACTAGCAAAGCTTTGGGAAAGAGAAGTGCTGACAAGGAAGAAGGTGCTGCAGTTGATTCTGAGGTTACCCTGCCTAGCAAAGCTTTGGGAAAGAGAAGTGCTGACAAGGATGAAGGTGCTGCGGTTGATTCTCAGGTTACTCCTACTAACAAAGCTTTGGGAAAGAGAAGTGCTGACCGTGTTGAGTCACTGGATGATCTTGAGGTGATAGGAGGTGATGCATCCACAACAAAGGAACCAAAACTGGTTCGTGTGAAGGTTGAAAAAATTGACTGA